ACTACACTCTGAGGGTTACGGTGACCGATCCGGCGACCCAGGCTCGACCGTTCAACTCGATTCCGCTTAGAGTCCTGAACTGAGCGGCAGCCCCTGAGGCCCCTCCGCCGCTCCGGAACCCGATCACTCCATCAGGATCAAGGAGTCCGAGCATGAACGACCACAGTCGTATCGTCTCACCGCTCACGCGCATCCGACGCGTCAGGACCGCCGCCGCGGCGACCTGCGCCGCCGCCCTGCTGCTGGCCGCCGCCGACGCCGACGCCCAACGCAACCGCCGGCGCCAGGCGGACGCCCAGTTCAGCGACGCAACCACCGTCACGGTGGTCGAGGTCCCGGTCCAGGTGATCAGCAGCGGCGCTCCGGTGCGCGACCTCACGGTCAACGACTTCGAACTCCTGGACGGCCGCAGGCAGGTCGAGATCACGGGCTTCGACTTCGTCGACCTGTCGCTGGTCGAGGGCAAGCCGACCCAGCAACAGATCCCCGTCGCCGCCAGACGGCACTTCCTGCTGTTCTTCGACCTGTTCTTCACGGCCCCCGACTCGGTCGGCCGTGCCCAGCAGGCGGCGGCAGACCTCGTCTTGACGTCGCTGCATCCGACCGACCTGGTCGCCGTCGCGGTATTCGACACCCGGCCCCGGCTCGTTCTCGGTTTCACCTCGGACCGCAGCCAGCTCCGGCAGGCGATCCGGTCGCTGGGGCAGGTCCAGGTCAGCGAAACGGTCGTGCGCGACCCGCTCGGTCTCGTCATTTCGGACATCGGCGCCGCTCTGGCGGCGGGCGACGAAGTAGCGGGCGGAGCGCAAACCGCTGGCGGCATCGCCGCCGGCGCGATGCTCGCCGAGACGCAGCGTGAACTCCAGAACCTCCAGGAGCAGGCCGAGCGCGGCAACGAAGCCAGCAGGATAGCCGCCATGACCCAGGGGATGAGCGCGCTTTCTGACTGGATGGCTTCGGTCGAGGGCCGCAAGCACGTCGTGTTCCTGTCCGAAGGGATGCCGACGAGGGTGCTGTACGGCAACCAGGGTCTGACCGACGAAGATCGGGCGGCCCTGCTGGCCGACAGCGAATCCGTGATCCAGGGCCGGACCCAGGAGGTGGATCAGCAGAGCACGTTCGGCGACTCCTCCGCCCAAAGCGCGATGGAACGCATGCTCAGACAATTCCGTGAAGCGAACTGCACGATCCAGGCGGTCGACGTCAGCGGTCAGATCGCGGGAGAGGCACAGAGCAAACGCGGCTCCCTGCTCCAGATGGCGAAGGACACGGGCGGCGAGATGTTCTCGAACTTCACGAACCTCGGGGACGCGATGGACGAGATGCTGGAGCGCAACAGCGTCACCTACCTCCTGGCCTTCCAGCCCGGCAATCTCAAGCCGGACGGCAAGTTCCGCCGTCTCCGGGTACGGCTCAAGGACGCTCCCCGGGGCACGCAGGTCGTCCATCGTCCTGGCTACTACCCACCCAAGACGTACGAGCAGACGAGCCCGTTCGAGCGCGCACTCGGCTCGGCCCAGGCCGTCATGGGAGGCGTCGAGACCGGCGACATCGACGCCTCGGTCCTGGCCACCGGCTTCCCCGCAGACAGCGGCAAGCCCTACGCCCCGATCCTCATCACCGCCCGCGGCGAGGACCTCCTCGCTGGCGTGAACGGCGACGTCCTTCCGGTCGAGATCTACGCATACGCGCTGGACGAGAACGGCGTCGTGCGCGACTTCTTCTCCACCCGCATGGGTCTCGATCTTGCGCAAGCCGGCGCCGCCATCCGCCAGAGCGGCATCAAGTACTGGGGGCACTTCGATCTCGATCCGGGCACCTACTCGGCGCGCGTCCTGCTCCGCAACGACGTCACCGGGCGACGGGCGCTGGCGACGGCCGTGCTGGACGTTCCCGGCGACGGTCCCGTACTGCAGCCGCCCCTGTTCCCGGAACCGCCGACGAAGTGGCTGCTGCTGCGCGAGGACGCGTCCGAACAGCGGCAGGACGTCGCTTTCCCCTTCCTGCTGGAGGGCGCACCGTTCATCCCGGCCGCCCGGCCCGAGGTCGCCAGCGGCGGCGAGGCGCAGATCAGCCTTGTCGGCATGAACCTGGCGGCGGGCGCCGTCTCGGTGCGTGCCCAGATCTTCGGTGCGAACGGAGAAGCAATCGCCGGCGGCGGCGAGGTCGTCCTGGAAGCGAACCAGGCCAGCGGCGGCGCCCTCTCCCGGCTGAACGGGAAGTTCGTCGCCGGCAAGAAGCTCGACCCGGGCGACTACACGCTGACTGTCACCGTCACCGACTCGGCGAACGGACAGCACGCGTCGTCGACGCCGATCCGGGTGCTGTAGGCCGGCTATCCGCTGCAGGCGAACGCCTTGGTGTCGCCCGCGGTGGCCGCGGTCTGCCCCAGTTTGTTGCTGTGCGTCCACGGCGCGCCGCCGCCGGGAGGCGTCACCACGAGGTTGAACGCGAGGTCCGTCACCGGCGCCACGAACACCCAGCGATAGCCGTTCACGCCACAGGCGTCCAGCACCTTGATCAGGACTTCGGCGTTGTTCCGGTCGAAGAAGTACAGAAGGCCCGACTGCTCGGAATCCAGTCCGTAGTCCTTGACTTCCGCGCTCTCCGGCGCCCCGTCCTTGAGGAACTCGACGCACATGCTGACCTGATGGCCACGGTTCAGTGTCAGCACCGGTTGGGGCTCGCAATCCGGCGCCTCGCCAGCGTTGATCGGATCCGCGACCGAGGCCGGCGCGAGGCCGGCATCGACCAGATTCACGCCACCGGGGCCCTCGGCGGTGCGAGCCGCCGTCACGGCAGCGCCGGTTGCTCGGGCCGCACAGGGGAACGCCGTCACGTCACCCTTCGGCGCCGCGGTCACGCCGCCCCGCGGATTCCGGTGCATCCAGCGCTCCCCGGTGGCCGTTTCGTCGACGTACAGGTTGAACGCCAGGTCCGTGACCGGCGCCACGAACACCCAGCGGAAGCCGTTCACGACGCAGGCGTCCAGCACCTTGACCAACACCTCCGCATTGTCGCGGTCGAAGAAGTACAGGAGGCCCGACTCGCGAGATTCGAGCTCGTAGTTCTTCGCGTCCTCCTTGACGATCGGGCCCACGCCGCCCTCGAGATACTCGACGCACATGCTCACCGTGAAACCGTGATCGAACGCGATCAGCGGTTCGCTCGGCACGCAGTCCGTAAAGTCCGTCGACGGCAGGACGATGGTCACCAGGTCGCTCGCGGAGCGGCCGGCGTCGTTGACCGCCCTCACCCGGAAGTCGTAGCGTCCGCCCGGAGTCAGCCCCGTCACGTCGGCGGTCGTCGTGTTGGCCGGCACGGTTGAGTCCGTCCGCCAGCCGCGGCCTCTCTGGCGAAGCTGGACCTCGAAGCCGGTCTCGTCGTCCGACCGGTCCACCCAGCTCAGGCGAACGCTGGTGGGACCCGTCGAGGTGCCGGTCAGGTTGCCCGGCGCGGTCGGTCCGGCGCCCGGCGGAGGAGGCTCCGGATCCGGACCCGGGTCGGGATCCGGATCGGGACCCGGACCTCCAGGCAGCGAGTCGCTGTAGTGCGGTGCAATGGGGACTGAG
Above is a window of Acidobacteriota bacterium DNA encoding:
- a CDS encoding VWA domain-containing protein encodes the protein MNDHSRIVSPLTRIRRVRTAAAATCAAALLLAAADADAQRNRRRQADAQFSDATTVTVVEVPVQVISSGAPVRDLTVNDFELLDGRRQVEITGFDFVDLSLVEGKPTQQQIPVAARRHFLLFFDLFFTAPDSVGRAQQAAADLVLTSLHPTDLVAVAVFDTRPRLVLGFTSDRSQLRQAIRSLGQVQVSETVVRDPLGLVISDIGAALAAGDEVAGGAQTAGGIAAGAMLAETQRELQNLQEQAERGNEASRIAAMTQGMSALSDWMASVEGRKHVVFLSEGMPTRVLYGNQGLTDEDRAALLADSESVIQGRTQEVDQQSTFGDSSAQSAMERMLRQFREANCTIQAVDVSGQIAGEAQSKRGSLLQMAKDTGGEMFSNFTNLGDAMDEMLERNSVTYLLAFQPGNLKPDGKFRRLRVRLKDAPRGTQVVHRPGYYPPKTYEQTSPFERALGSAQAVMGGVETGDIDASVLATGFPADSGKPYAPILITARGEDLLAGVNGDVLPVEIYAYALDENGVVRDFFSTRMGLDLAQAGAAIRQSGIKYWGHFDLDPGTYSARVLLRNDVTGRRALATAVLDVPGDGPVLQPPLFPEPPTKWLLLREDASEQRQDVAFPFLLEGAPFIPAARPEVASGGEAQISLVGMNLAAGAVSVRAQIFGANGEAIAGGGEVVLEANQASGGALSRLNGKFVAGKKLDPGDYTLTVTVTDSANGQHASSTPIRVL